CCTTCTCCGAACGGGACACTCCTGTTCGCAACTGGTCAAGCTGGCGCTTCTTGTGGGCGTACTCATCGGCAGTGTCTTTGCTGACCGACGGTATACAATCGAACCGCACGTTTAGCTCATCCAGGTGCGTCGCCAGTGCCGCAAGCTCATCCGGTAACGCCGCAAACTGTTCGCGGTACGGAAAGTCCGCTTTATCGGGTGCCTTCCCGGCGGTTAGGGATCTTGCGCGCACATTTTTCTTGCTCGCCTTCTCCTTTGTGTCCTCCAGCTTTCGCTGCACATTCGCGAGCGTCCGTTTGGCCGTCTGAAAAGCCTCCTCCACCGAGCGGAACTTGCCTTCCGATGCAGCGTGGGACTCCTCAAAGATGCGCAACCGTTCCCCGAGTACCTCCTGCTGTGCGATCGCCCCGGCGTGCTGGAACAGAGCGGCCACCTTCGCCCGCTGATATTGCACGATCTGCACCATAATCGTGCGGCAGGATTGCTGATACTTGTCCCTCACTTCGTCCTCGTTGATCAGCCGTTTGCTGAGATCTTTGCACTTTGCCTGCTGGCGGCTCACCTTCAGCTTTGTTTGCTGATACTTGCCCAACGTTTCTTGGCGGACGCGCTTCTCGCTCGACAGCTCGGTGCAGCGTTCCTGCAACTGTTTGATCTGGTTCTCGATTTCACCGCGCAGATTGCGGATCCGATCACACTCGCGCACCaattgctgatgctgctggcgccgTTCGTCCAGAAGCTTCTGGTTAGTCGCTTGATTGAGCAGATTGTGTGTCCGCAGCACATCGCTCCGGGTGGACTTTTCGCCGGTGTACCGTGATTTGGACACCTGAAAGCGGTTCGTCGGCGTAAAGAAGACGGCAATCTCTTCCGGCAGCGACGTCACGTACTTGGCCGACTCCTGACTCCCGACCGGAATGTTGTGCAGGCCGTACAGTTTGCACAGACCGTTCAGCACTGGAAACGGTCCTTCGATCATGTCGATCAGATACGAATGAAAGCCGAAGCGCCTgaaagcacacaaacaaactaGACTCACTTGCCCCATCCTCGTTCCGTCCGGTTCGTTACCTACTTTAGGCTTGCGATCGGATTTTTGGCCTTGTAATTGAGTCTGTCGGCAGGCCCACTGTGTATCGCATTCACGCCCTCGATGCGCATCTCCTCGCGAACCAGCCGAAGAAACTGATTCATGTCCTCCGTCTTTTCGCACGTGAAGGCGATCAAATCCCGCACACCGATTGTGTTCTCGAGAAACTGGACGTGCTCGGGAACGGGCACGTTCAGCTCGAGGATCATTGGCTCGTAGATTTTACCCTGGAAAAGGTGCCCATTCTCGCGCAACCACATCACCGCGCGGTAGGTGCCAGCGAACCGTGCCTGCAGAACCTTCAATCGATTGTTGGCCACATTCTCGATCGACTCTATGCTGCGCTGGATGCTCATCATTTCCGGCTTTAGATCGGTGTCTATCTTTTGGTTGAGCTCATTTCGCCGTCCCATCAGCAGGTCGCTCTCGTTGCGAACCTTGGCTTCCGTCGCGCAGAGCTTAGCGACCTGTTCTCGCACTTCCTCCTCGGACCCGAGCGCTTTGGCCGCATCGGCACAGTCTTGTACGACCGCACTGAGAAGCAACTTCGCCTCATCGAGTTCCGACTGGCGCTCGACCGCTTTGGCCAGGGTGTCCTGCATTTCCCGCGTTTGTTGGCGCAGCGCATCCTCCAGACTTTCTGTTTTCTCCTCCAACTTGTTAATCTCATTCGTCGAACGTTTCGCCTCCGAAACCTGGTCCGTTTGGGCCTTTTGAAGGTCAGTCTTTTTCGCTAGTACATCGGCCACTTCCGCTTTGCACGCCTTGTactctttctccttctccttgAACGATCTAAAAATCAAGCAGTACCATACCGATCGGTCAGTGTGCCAGCTTTGCTGCACTGCACTCCCTACCTGGTCGCTAGCTTCTGGTCCTGGACGGTGGTCGTGTATAGGTGAAACTGTTCCTCGTACTCCAGCCACGCCTTTCGAGCCTCACACACTTTGATCTGCTTTTCGAACTCTTGCCGTGTCCGATCGCTCTCCAGCTGCTGCTCAAGATCGGTAATCCGTGCCTCGAGCTCACGTATCCGGTTTGCATCCGTTTTCCGCTGGTTGGACGATCTCTGTTTATCGCTTTGCTTCACCTTCAGCTCCGTGAACCATTCGTTCATCTCGGGCGTGCAGACGGACGATTGCGTGCTGAGCAGCAGCTCGCGGGGGTTCATCTTCGTAAAATCCTGTACCCGGTCCTGGGGCAGAAACTGACACAGATTGTCCACCTGAATGTTAAACGATCGCACCTGCTCGAGGAACGCCCGGTGCGAAACCTTCACGGAGTCGATTTCAAAAACGTCCTTCTTGTTGTTGTCAAACATCCGGCAGAACCACCGAAGTTTTCTCTTCTTGTTCTCGTACAGCGAGATCCGGATAGTGGCACTGTCCTTTCCGAATTTGATGTAACTTTCGAGCTGAAAAGTGGAGCGAGTTCAACGTCGATTAGGGCACGGTTTTCGCACGAAAACAGAGAGTATTAGTTACATTATCACACCGCGAAAGCAGCTTACAGTGGCCACCCATCCCCAGCACGATaccggccacgatcgccgaTTTGCCGGTTCCATTCGGTCCCAGGATCACGTTGAGATACTCCTCCGGGTAAAACACCACCGTGTCGTATGTGCTGTTTggcggaaagtgaaaagagTAGATCATTAGCACCAAAGAATCGAGTACCCAAAGCAAACGTAAATAAGTTACATAAAGTTCTGTAGCGAAACCGAAGCAATTTTTCCGATTATTGTCTGCGCCATGATCAATCCTGCACGCAGAGAATTCAACCATACAAAAGATAAAACACCGAACCAATAGACAAACTTTAAATAGGCGCGCTTTGCGAGTGTAAACAAACTTTTTCAGTCGAGCCGTGACAGCCGTGTTTTCATACCGCTGTTTATAATGCAAAGTCCATTTCTACAGCGTTTCAAAGGAAATCGTTTTTTATCAAACGGTTTAAAATGGAGTAGTACTTCCGGTTGAACGCTATTAATAGTATTAAAAgataatttgatgaaaaggAATGTAAATACGCAAGATACCAGCAATTAGAACCGATAAAATACATAAATGAATACCGAAACCTTTTACTGTCAGCAGACCTATACCTTTTTACTGTCAGCAGCGCCATCTAACTTCAACGAAATATTTAACGAAAGCACAATCCTTTAACGAAACGGTTTGAaatcgaatttgaatttccacacTTTCAAATAAGCTTGTTTGACGCGTTGCAGCGAATTTCATTCTCCAACTCATCAGAAAAAATGTTGTGTTATGTTTAACTCATGCTTTGTTCTGGAATTCAAAAACTTTTTGGTAAAGTTGTTCGTATGGTTCTTTGATTACGATGCTGTAattttttgctctccattATTTACATTAAAGATGAAGATACAAGAGGTACCAAAAGTGGCGCAGTCTAAAGTTGTGCAGCCCCATGTTATTAGATTATTTTCAGCTTACCGGCAGCCGGGTTTGAGTCACAAAGCCGTTAAGGATATGTTTGTGTACGATCGAAATTGGATTATCCTACGATTCCCCTTCgttcggatcggtttcgggtcTTGGCAGGATACGCAAACGGTGCAGAAGGAGCGTAGCAGAGGACGGCTACGAACAATTTTTACTTTCCTCTTTCTCGCCAGCTCAGACGTGGAACTGAATATGTACCTTCCGCCGTTGTTTGAAGCGGTATTTGTTCAAAGGATTAGACTCGGCCCCAGCACATCCTCTTctggaagcgaaacgaaagcgagTGATCTTATGTTGAGAAGCGTGAAATTTGCCTGCCTTTCTTGAAACTTTTGGCCTTTACAATGAAGAGCCTGTTCAATGTTTAAAAACCCAACAACAAGCGGCGGACGGGCGCGACGCAAAGAACATAGTTTTCCCATGGGCCCAAACTGGAAGCCAATGATCCAATTAGTTACACCGCCCGGTAGTTAGGGCGCTAATGATATTCGTATCTTCTGCCCGGGCGCTCAAGAATCGCCGTCTTGTGCCGCACTATTTTGGGCAAAAGGAACTCGCCCGAATGGAGGCAATAATTTGCATCCATAAACCTATTTCATGCCTCCGTGCCGGCCCGAGACAAAGCAATGCGACCGAGCGAATCTAATGATAATCCACATAATTTGATTATGATATCATTACATCTCCGACGCGGCGCCACATCCGCTGGGACACATGCAAATTGGTGCCCGTGAGGAACCGCAAGAAGGCAAACACACACGCCGGTCGGTGATGGGATTATGTATGCAGTTTAGCGTCGAATGCGGTTCGAGGCCTTGCGCCATGTCCCGTGGGACCAGTTGGTGCTGTAAGAAATCGGTGGATCGGTGTCATCTGATACCGCGACTAAACACGGACACCAGGCCgcgctcggcgacggcgataaGCAGCCAAATTATGGGAATATGATACGCATGAATAAACGATTAATAACGGAACGCCTGGCGATCGTTTAAGGGGGTAAGTATCATAATTTACTGACGGGTCGCTAATAAGAGGACATCAAGTGGCAATTGTTTGGTCCTGCAGGCTGGCGCAAGATCGCTTAATGGCTGGCATGTGTCAAGATTTGTCACGGAGAAGTCTATTAAATAGATACCGGTAACTAATAACATAGTTTGGCAGTGAATATTTAAAGTGCTCGAacgtttcaaattttcttcaaaagcGCGGCCACCCTCACATTTCCATGAACGGATCGTCACAGATGCATTCTTGGAAAGGTCATAAGGAGgggtaaaaaaggaaacgttCCGGAAAAAATCATCCCCAGCACCACCGTTCCGTCGTTTCGGACCGGAAGAACCAATTTCTGCCGCTCCTCGGATAACATGTGTTGCGT
The nucleotide sequence above comes from Anopheles bellator chromosome 1, idAnoBellAS_SP24_06.2, whole genome shotgun sequence. Encoded proteins:
- the LOC131215136 gene encoding structural maintenance of chromosomes protein 5, whose protein sequence is MAQTIIGKIASVSLQNFITYDTVVFYPEEYLNVILGPNGTGKSAIVAGIVLGMGGHCKLLSRCDNLESYIKFGKDSATIRISLYENKKRKLRWFCRMFDNNKKDVFEIDSVKVSHRAFLEQVRSFNIQVDNLCQFLPQDRVQDFTKMNPRELLLSTQSSVCTPEMNEWFTELKVKQSDKQRSSNQRKTDANRIRELEARITDLEQQLESDRTRQEFEKQIKVCEARKAWLEYEEQFHLYTTTVQDQKLATRSFKEKEKEYKACKAEVADVLAKKTDLQKAQTDQVSEAKRSTNEINKLEEKTESLEDALRQQTREMQDTLAKAVERQSELDEAKLLLSAVVQDCADAAKALGSEEEVREQVAKLCATEAKVRNESDLLMGRRNELNQKIDTDLKPEMMSIQRSIESIENVANNRLKVLQARFAGTYRAVMWLRENGHLFQGKIYEPMILELNVPVPEHVQFLENTIGVRDLIAFTCEKTEDMNQFLRLVREEMRIEGVNAIHSGPADRLNYKAKNPIASLKRFGFHSYLIDMIEGPFPVLNGLCKLYGLHNIPVGSQESAKYVTSLPEEIAVFFTPTNRFQVSKSRYTGEKSTRSDVLRTHNLLNQATNQKLLDERRQQHQQLVRECDRIRNLRGEIENQIKQLQERCTELSSEKRVRQETLGKYQQTKLKVSRQQAKCKDLSKRLINEDEVRDKYQQSCRTIMVQIVQYQRAKVAALFQHAGAIAQQEVLGERLRIFEESHAASEGKFRSVEEAFQTAKRTLANVQRKLEDTKEKASKKNVRARSLTAGKAPDKADFPYREQFAALPDELAALATHLDELNVRFDCIPSVSKDTADEYAHKKRQLDQLRTGVSRSEKDAATLEREMSSLHNRWYPEICRVVQQINVQFSHFMSRMGFAGEVQLSRDDEYNYDEYGIRIFVKYRNKEKLCALDRKLQSGGERAVAIAIYTLALQNMTQVPFRCVDEINQGMDPTNERKVFDMLVEETCREGQSQYFFVTPKLLPRLTYNDKTNVILVHNGQYIESPDVFLNAQK